In Microbacterium cremeum, a genomic segment contains:
- a CDS encoding DUF4192 family protein, with amino-acid sequence MTTTIVKAADAAQFLSFVPRLLGYHPAQSLVVIPFRGSRSLGAMRFDLPRDAGAVERVASTVTGMVCRLPDADAFAAVVYCDDAFVQGDGMPHRRLADELRRRADACGLRVSDVLCVASDAWGSFLDPGSPALGRSLSDLGAVFDELAGLPEPDGDQASGADLPLTDIAERERVGRALGALGEAVALLCGDGAPADAPVAADAPVAAGAPDGRPAHHGDRPIHHCDRPTASTAGTTSADLAPAPPPVAGDEGAEASAAPAPRVDPLALATVCRLDDLPSLFEGALEWDPDALDAFDAAALAWCLSRPSLRDIALVQWSGTLVQGDEAFDAQLRWEAGEEYPSHLAMRMWGEGDRPDPERLAVALRLVRRVAAVAPRASRPGPLAMCAWLSWALGRSTHADVYASQACEIEPEHGLSEIVLSFVRAGHLPDWAFRRGGAG; translated from the coding sequence ATGACCACGACGATCGTGAAAGCCGCGGATGCCGCGCAGTTCCTGTCCTTCGTCCCACGCCTGCTCGGCTACCACCCGGCGCAGAGCCTCGTGGTGATCCCGTTCCGCGGTTCGCGCAGCCTCGGCGCGATGCGTTTCGATCTGCCCCGCGACGCCGGGGCGGTGGAGCGGGTCGCCTCGACCGTGACCGGAATGGTGTGCCGGCTTCCCGATGCCGACGCCTTCGCCGCGGTGGTGTACTGCGACGACGCGTTCGTGCAGGGCGACGGGATGCCGCACCGCCGCCTCGCCGATGAACTGCGTCGACGCGCCGACGCGTGCGGCCTGCGCGTCTCGGACGTGCTGTGCGTCGCCTCCGACGCGTGGGGCTCGTTCCTCGACCCGGGCTCGCCCGCCTTGGGGCGATCCCTGTCGGATCTCGGGGCGGTCTTCGACGAGCTCGCCGGGCTGCCCGAGCCGGACGGCGATCAGGCCTCCGGCGCGGACCTTCCGCTGACCGACATCGCCGAACGAGAGCGGGTCGGGCGCGCGCTGGGTGCGCTGGGCGAGGCCGTCGCCCTGCTGTGCGGCGACGGCGCACCGGCCGACGCCCCGGTCGCAGCCGACGCCCCGGTCGCAGCCGGCGCCCCGGACGGCCGTCCCGCCCACCACGGCGACCGTCCCATCCACCATTGCGACCGTCCCACCGCGAGCACCGCCGGCACGACCTCGGCCGACCTGGCGCCCGCACCGCCTCCCGTCGCCGGGGATGAGGGCGCCGAGGCATCCGCCGCCCCTGCTCCGCGGGTGGACCCCCTGGCGCTCGCGACGGTGTGCCGGCTCGACGACCTCCCGAGCCTGTTCGAAGGCGCGCTCGAATGGGACCCGGACGCGCTCGACGCGTTCGACGCCGCCGCGCTGGCGTGGTGCCTCTCGCGGCCGTCGCTGCGCGACATCGCCCTCGTGCAGTGGAGCGGCACGCTCGTCCAGGGGGATGAGGCGTTCGACGCGCAGCTGCGGTGGGAGGCGGGCGAGGAGTATCCGTCGCACCTCGCGATGCGCATGTGGGGCGAGGGCGACCGGCCCGACCCGGAGCGTCTGGCGGTCGCGCTGCGACTGGTCAGGCGCGTGGCCGCGGTGGCTCCCCGCGCGTCCCGCCCTGGACCGCTCGCGATGTGCGCCTGGCTCTCATGGGCACTGGGCCGCTCGACGCACGCCGATGTCTACGCGTCGCAGGCGTGCGAGATCGAGCCCGAGCACGGGTTGTCCGAGATCGTGCTGTCGTTCGTCCGCGCGGGCCACCTGCCCGACTGGGCGTTCCGCCGGGGCGGAGCCGGGTGA